From a single Helicovermis profundi genomic region:
- a CDS encoding CobW family GTP-binding protein: MRTPINLFTINGFLGSGKTTLLKNVLENNKHLKIGVIQNEFGKIGIDGEIIKKDGLEIVEVNRGSIYCSCLQLSFISALKEMVEREVEYLIVEGSGLADPSNMNEILDALHSVMPNAMHYKGSICLIDAPQFLDQLEEIETVESQLIHSQLAVINKVDLVNTNKIRKIKSVIKEIKPDILIEETTFGKYDMEFLTKNLVEISPMHFGETSNSVDNKPKTLSMTFDKKVDRSKFKNFIDLIKKDCYRIKGFISTNEGFTKIDAVGPQVDLINSEKENLDSKVVFISKIGPQIIRPIFAAWESNFDFEMKLR; the protein is encoded by the coding sequence ATGAGAACTCCAATAAACTTATTTACAATTAACGGATTTTTAGGTAGCGGGAAAACAACATTATTAAAAAATGTACTCGAAAATAATAAACATCTTAAAATTGGTGTAATTCAAAATGAATTCGGAAAAATAGGTATTGATGGTGAAATTATAAAAAAAGACGGACTAGAAATTGTTGAAGTCAATAGGGGCTCTATTTATTGTTCATGCCTTCAATTGTCCTTTATTAGTGCGCTAAAAGAAATGGTAGAGAGAGAAGTTGAATATCTTATAGTTGAAGGCTCTGGACTAGCTGATCCTTCAAATATGAATGAAATACTTGATGCTCTTCACTCTGTGATGCCAAATGCAATGCACTATAAAGGTTCAATTTGTTTGATCGATGCTCCGCAGTTTTTAGATCAACTTGAAGAAATTGAAACTGTAGAAAGTCAATTAATTCACTCTCAGTTAGCCGTAATAAATAAAGTTGATTTAGTTAACACAAATAAAATAAGAAAAATCAAATCTGTTATAAAAGAAATTAAGCCTGATATATTAATAGAAGAAACAACTTTTGGAAAGTATGATATGGAGTTTCTTACTAAAAACCTTGTAGAAATTAGTCCTATGCATTTTGGCGAAACGTCTAATTCAGTTGATAACAAACCAAAAACACTCTCTATGACTTTTGATAAAAAGGTTGATAGAAGCAAATTTAAAAATTTCATAGATTTAATAAAAAAAGATTGCTATAGAATAAAAGGATTTATTAGTACTAATGAAGGATTTACTAAGATAGATGCAGTAGGTCCTCAAGTAGATTTAATTAATTCTGAAAAAGAAAATTTAGATTCTAAAGTCGTATTTATATCAAAAATTGGACCACAAATCATAAGACCTATTTTTGCTGCTTGGGAAAGTAACTTTGATTTTGAAATGAAACTTAGATAG
- a CDS encoding transposase, with protein sequence MVRKARDKNTFGTYYITQNANVDTDLFSGDEDRKKFLDILEKTKSKFDYKLYAYCLTNNNFYQLIIFDNGSDISKIMKSINISYSMYKKCDRKLFKDRYKSYLIKDYFELLEYTKKIHCHDNKWNSYCHYISDNKISNTLLDSDEILNTFKFKDFDPKKSYKDFLDDKLDFKDIVCDKNIIFCEDNKNCISCLKEANTFLQTILEKENISFENLIKNKSRRNSLVKYFRKNSLLTLKEIGALFGNLSESTICKIINK encoded by the coding sequence ATGGTAAGAAAAGCTAGAGATAAAAACACTTTTGGAACATATTACATTACGCAAAATGCAAATGTAGATACTGATCTATTTTCTGGTGATGAAGATAGAAAAAAGTTTTTAGATATTTTAGAGAAAACAAAATCTAAGTTTGATTATAAATTATATGCATATTGCCTTACTAACAATAATTTCTATCAATTAATTATTTTTGATAACGGAAGTGATATTTCCAAAATTATGAAAAGTATTAATATATCCTATTCTATGTACAAAAAATGCGATAGAAAATTATTTAAAGATAGATATAAAAGTTATTTAATTAAAGATTACTTTGAATTACTTGAATACACAAAAAAAATACATTGTCATGACAATAAATGGAATAGCTACTGCCATTATATTTCTGATAATAAAATTTCTAATACACTCTTAGATTCAGACGAGATACTAAATACTTTTAAATTCAAAGATTTTGATCCAAAAAAATCATATAAAGATTTTCTTGATGATAAATTAGATTTTAAAGATATTGTTTGTGATAAAAATATTATATTTTGTGAAGATAATAAAAATTGTATTTCTTGTTTAAAAGAAGCCAATACTTTTCTACAAACTATATTAGAAAAAGAAAATATTTCTTTTGAAAATTTAATCAAAAATAAATCACGAAGAAATTCACTAGTAAAATACTTTAGAAAAAATTCTTTACTTACATTAAAAGAAATTGGAGCTTTATTTGGTAATTTAAGCGAGTCAACAATTTGTAAAATTATAAATAAATAA
- a CDS encoding NAD(P)-dependent oxidoreductase has product MSNNIIDEAKRCLNCKNPRCVKACPVETNIPEMINLFLDGHIKKSGKMLFDNNPLSVICSLVCPHESQCEGSCILAIKGKAVNIGGIENYISDYNLDIIELKKEANNLGDVGIIGSGPAGITIAFILSMKGYNVTIFESHDKIGGVLRYGIPEFRLAKDVLERIKVRLEKLGVKIRPNTLIGPVITIEDLFRDGYDAIFIGTGVWNPRKLNIKGESLGNVHYAIDYLKNPEVYKLGNKVCVIGAGNVSMDVARTAIRTGSRDVAVLYRKGEDDIPASKYEVDYAKIDGVNFEFYKKPIEFTKDGVLYKNIIKKEIDGKITYIEEDEIKLYECDSIIVSVSQAPRSNIVSNSGGIDTNKYGFVTTDNCGRTTRKGIFASGDVVTGARTVVEAVKYSKDVANEIDKFIKGEKSTCDIL; this is encoded by the coding sequence ATGTCAAATAATATAATTGATGAAGCAAAAAGATGTTTAAACTGTAAGAATCCAAGATGTGTCAAAGCATGTCCAGTCGAAACTAATATCCCCGAAATGATAAATCTATTTTTAGATGGCCATATTAAGAAGTCTGGTAAAATGTTATTTGATAATAATCCACTTTCTGTTATATGTTCATTAGTATGTCCTCACGAATCACAGTGTGAAGGAAGTTGTATATTAGCGATAAAAGGAAAAGCTGTAAATATAGGTGGTATTGAAAATTATATTTCGGATTATAATTTAGATATTATTGAACTTAAAAAAGAAGCTAATAATTTAGGTGATGTTGGTATTATAGGCTCTGGCCCAGCGGGTATAACTATTGCTTTTATTTTATCTATGAAGGGTTATAATGTTACAATATTTGAGTCACATGATAAAATTGGTGGTGTGCTTAGATATGGTATACCTGAATTTAGACTTGCTAAAGATGTACTTGAAAGAATAAAAGTAAGACTTGAAAAACTTGGAGTTAAAATTAGACCTAATACACTAATTGGACCGGTTATAACTATCGAAGATTTATTTAGAGATGGTTATGATGCAATTTTTATTGGAACAGGAGTTTGGAATCCAAGAAAACTAAATATTAAAGGTGAAAGCCTTGGAAATGTTCACTACGCAATAGATTATTTGAAAAATCCTGAGGTTTATAAATTAGGAAATAAAGTATGTGTAATAGGTGCTGGAAATGTTTCTATGGATGTGGCAAGAACAGCGATAAGAACAGGATCAAGAGATGTAGCTGTACTTTATAGAAAAGGTGAAGATGATATACCAGCAAGTAAATATGAAGTTGATTATGCAAAAATAGATGGTGTTAATTTTGAATTTTATAAAAAACCTATTGAATTTACTAAAGATGGAGTACTTTATAAAAATATTATAAAAAAAGAAATTGATGGAAAAATAACATATATTGAAGAAGATGAAATAAAACTATATGAATGTGATTCAATAATAGTTTCGGTTAGCCAAGCTCCAAGGAGTAATATTGTTTCAAATTCTGGAGGAATTGATACTAATAAATACGGGTTTGTAACAACTGATAACTGCGGAAGAACAACTAGAAAAGGAATTTTTGCATCAGGAGATGTTGTAACAGGTGCAAGAACAGTTGTTGAGGCTGTTAAGTATTCTAAAGATGTTGCAAATGAAATAGATAAATTTATTAAGGGAGAAAAAAGTACTTGTGATATTTTATAG
- a CDS encoding thioredoxin, producing the protein MLTTNLEHINSEEELQKTISANENVMVCCGRMGPMCLPVYAAMDEIKDEYPNVVFKDMAFDLPDAKVIRSLPECRNFRGLPFTIYYKNGKVVKATASIQSNEQIKTILDSEF; encoded by the coding sequence ATGTTAACAACTAATTTAGAACACATTAATTCGGAAGAAGAATTACAAAAGACTATATCTGCAAATGAAAATGTAATGGTATGCTGTGGAAGAATGGGACCAATGTGCTTACCTGTTTATGCAGCTATGGATGAAATCAAAGATGAATACCCTAATGTGGTATTTAAAGATATGGCTTTTGATTTACCTGATGCAAAAGTTATAAGAAGTTTACCTGAATGTAGGAATTTTAGAGGACTACCTTTTACTATCTACTACAAAAATGGAAAAGTTGTAAAAGCAACTGCAAGTATTCAATCAAATGAACAAATAAAAACAATTCTCGACTCTGAATTTTAG
- a CDS encoding MFS transporter yields MQNRFSKLLSISAAHFMNDFYMSLIAPISFIFAEKFGLSLTMQGLLVFVIMAFGNLTQPIVGNIVDKKGKTYFIILSLVWISFWMNITGLINNYYLLLVVVGLGATASALFHPLASSTVINIGNESKGKMLSVFMTLGTLAGAVSPMISIPLIKTYGLSSLTYFMIPGFIIALFMYLTRVQDIEFISKKEKKQIKESKYIISSYAKRIMSVLVIISMNRSFIRRVGVAFGIQILLAKGTSLSLATLLLTIHLFLAAGGTLFGGVLNDKFGSRRTLVFFNIIAGSLFTVFAFSSGILAFASFAMLGMSLSITNTSTVVMSHELFPKNVNTGYGFVAGLATGLSGLGLLILGKFADIFNLNYAIKFILLPVFILILLSVLLPKKLDEDKLNESIAK; encoded by the coding sequence ATGCAAAATAGATTTTCAAAATTACTTAGTATATCGGCAGCACATTTTATGAATGATTTTTATATGAGTTTAATAGCACCAATTTCATTTATTTTTGCTGAAAAATTTGGACTTAGCTTAACTATGCAAGGACTATTGGTATTTGTAATTATGGCATTTGGAAACTTGACTCAGCCAATTGTTGGAAATATAGTTGATAAAAAAGGGAAAACATATTTTATTATTTTATCACTTGTTTGGATTTCGTTTTGGATGAATATTACGGGACTAATAAATAATTATTATTTATTACTTGTTGTAGTTGGACTTGGAGCAACAGCGTCAGCATTATTTCATCCATTAGCATCTTCAACAGTAATTAATATTGGAAATGAATCAAAAGGGAAAATGTTATCTGTATTTATGACTCTCGGTACCTTGGCTGGTGCAGTTTCTCCTATGATTTCCATACCTTTGATTAAAACGTATGGATTAAGTAGTTTAACATATTTTATGATTCCTGGTTTTATTATTGCTTTATTTATGTATTTAACAAGAGTACAAGATATTGAATTTATATCTAAAAAAGAAAAGAAACAAATTAAAGAATCCAAATATATAATTAGCTCATATGCTAAAAGAATAATGTCAGTTTTGGTTATTATTTCAATGAATAGATCATTTATTAGGAGAGTTGGAGTTGCATTTGGCATTCAAATACTTCTTGCTAAAGGAACTTCTTTAAGCCTTGCAACTTTACTTTTAACTATTCATTTATTTTTGGCAGCTGGTGGAACACTTTTTGGTGGAGTATTAAACGATAAGTTTGGTAGTAGAAGAACTTTAGTATTTTTCAATATAATAGCAGGATCACTCTTTACAGTATTTGCTTTTTCTTCGGGTATATTAGCATTCGCATCTTTTGCAATGCTTGGAATGTCACTAAGTATTACTAATACATCTACTGTTGTTATGTCTCATGAACTTTTTCCTAAAAACGTTAATACAGGTTATGGATTTGTTGCAGGTCTTGCAACTGGTCTTAGTGGACTTGGTTTATTAATCCTTGGTAAATTTGCAGATATTTTTAACTTGAATTACGCTATAAAATTTATTTTACTTCCTGTTTTTATCTTAATTCTACTTAGTGTTTTACTTCCTAAAAAACTTGATGAAGATAAACTTAATGAAAGTATTGCAAAATAA
- a CDS encoding ATP-binding protein gives MKIQNKRRILIVATAFVFILGMFLYSANIEYKRSIAEQKRLLQNQMLTLSAKVNQAVNQSIRNARGLIAYVKMNPDINQNEFNEFSKNLLPKSDKIISHLTLVKGTTIKFVYPLKGNENAIGIDLAKVDSQSEDILKIKNQKISMLVGPVDLVQGGKGLINRMPIVLSDGTYWGQLSLVIKYNEMLNISGISEFSKKNNIKIEQIQNNENLESVIYSNVSSFKETPIETKVNVETGMWKISAEFKDGYNGKTTIFYFLIILGLIFSIIISYSINNILISNIKLKKLVDERTKDINIVNANLEKSLSELKLTQKELIIREKLAALGELVAGVAHEMNTPLGICITLNSYMEDISSKINKNFCEKNLKKSELSDYIRDIVDSTEIMQTNLEKTSKLVVGFKRLSTDQNTEEKRVINIKDYINKIINALSPIVEKNGCKVDIDIENNLVFETYPGIISQIITNLITNSISHGFDNKVNGKIFIKIRRLNKNIIIDFYDNGKGIDSQYKDKIFNPFFTTRRNEGNIGLGMHIVFNLVNQKLKGTIKLVDNEGKGVHFEIIFPDKIVDK, from the coding sequence ATGAAAATTCAAAATAAAAGAAGAATTTTAATTGTTGCAACTGCTTTTGTTTTTATACTAGGTATGTTTTTGTATTCTGCAAATATTGAATATAAAAGATCTATTGCAGAGCAAAAACGTTTACTTCAAAATCAAATGCTTACTTTGAGTGCAAAGGTGAATCAGGCTGTAAATCAAAGTATTAGAAATGCAAGAGGTCTTATTGCATATGTAAAAATGAATCCAGATATAAATCAAAATGAGTTTAATGAGTTTTCAAAGAACTTACTTCCAAAAAGTGATAAAATTATAAGTCATTTAACATTAGTAAAAGGTACTACAATTAAATTTGTTTATCCTCTAAAAGGCAATGAAAATGCGATTGGCATTGATTTGGCTAAAGTTGATTCACAAAGTGAAGATATTTTAAAGATTAAAAACCAAAAAATAAGTATGCTTGTTGGTCCTGTTGATTTAGTCCAGGGCGGAAAAGGATTAATTAATAGAATGCCTATTGTTTTAAGTGACGGAACATATTGGGGACAACTTTCTTTAGTAATAAAATATAATGAAATGCTTAATATTAGCGGAATAAGTGAGTTTTCAAAAAAAAATAATATTAAAATTGAACAAATTCAAAATAATGAAAATTTGGAAAGTGTCATTTATTCTAATGTCTCTAGTTTCAAAGAAACTCCTATTGAAACGAAAGTAAATGTTGAAACTGGAATGTGGAAAATTTCTGCCGAATTCAAAGATGGCTATAATGGAAAAACTACTATTTTTTATTTCTTAATAATTTTAGGATTAATATTTAGTATTATAATTTCGTATTCAATAAATAATATTCTTATATCTAACATTAAATTAAAAAAATTAGTTGATGAAAGAACAAAAGATATTAATATAGTAAATGCGAATTTAGAAAAATCCTTGAGTGAACTAAAATTAACTCAGAAAGAATTAATAATAAGAGAAAAATTAGCAGCGCTTGGTGAACTTGTTGCTGGAGTTGCCCATGAAATGAATACACCTCTTGGTATATGTATAACATTAAATTCTTATATGGAAGATATTAGTTCAAAGATAAACAAGAACTTTTGTGAGAAAAATTTGAAAAAATCGGAATTAAGTGATTATATTAGAGATATTGTTGATTCAACAGAAATTATGCAAACTAATTTAGAAAAAACTTCAAAATTGGTTGTAGGTTTTAAAAGGTTGTCAACTGATCAAAATACGGAGGAAAAAAGAGTAATAAATATTAAAGATTACATTAATAAAATAATTAATGCTCTTTCTCCAATTGTAGAAAAAAATGGGTGCAAAGTCGATATAGATATAGAAAATAATCTTGTTTTCGAAACTTATCCAGGAATTATTTCACAAATTATTACGAATCTTATTACAAATAGCATATCTCACGGTTTTGATAACAAAGTTAATGGAAAGATTTTTATAAAAATAAGGCGTTTAAATAAAAATATTATTATTGATTTTTATGATAATGGTAAAGGTATTGATTCTCAGTATAAAGATAAAATTTTCAACCCTTTTTTTACAACCAGACGAAATGAAGGTAATATAGGACTCGGTATGCATATTGTATTTAATTTGGTTAATCAAAAGTTAAAGGGTACAATAAAACTAGTGGATAATGAAGGTAAGGGGGTACATTTTGAAATTATTTTCCCTGATAAAATTGTAGATAAATGA
- a CDS encoding MATE family efflux transporter: MKKINLTNGKVSTTILHLALPIMGTSFLQMAYNLVDMIWIGKLGSKSVAAVGTAGFYLWLSMSLIRLAQTGTEVNVSQSIGAKKYKNANMYSNMALRMSLVLAIIYALILLIFNKDLIGFFNINDTLVNTKARNYLMIISIGIVSSFINPIISSIYNGSGNSKTPFKINSIGLVLNIVLDPIFIFVFNLGVSGAAIATVISQVIVSIIMIRSLFIKKIPFGGFAFERKVSKEYFYKIFKIGFPVSLQSASFTVFAMFIAKVVASFGPSAIAAQKVGTQVEALSYMTATGFSVALSTFTGQNFGAKMYDRVRSGIKFSAKIMAGYGIVISLVLFLFAKYVFMIFINEEPTLSIGTIYLQIIAISQLFMCLEITLSGAFNGLGKTITPAVISIVFTGLRVPFAYILSRSNLLGIQGIWWTITMSSVIKGTLLVIFMIMMYKKINENYFFKGGRINAK, from the coding sequence ATGAAGAAAATAAATTTAACTAATGGTAAGGTTTCAACTACAATTTTACATTTAGCACTCCCTATAATGGGAACATCATTTTTGCAAATGGCTTATAATTTAGTTGATATGATTTGGATTGGAAAACTTGGTAGCAAATCAGTTGCTGCTGTTGGAACAGCAGGATTTTATTTGTGGCTCAGTATGTCTTTAATTAGGCTTGCTCAAACTGGAACAGAAGTTAATGTATCACAGTCAATAGGGGCAAAAAAATATAAAAATGCAAATATGTATTCTAATATGGCATTAAGAATGAGTTTAGTTTTAGCTATTATTTACGCTCTTATTTTATTAATATTCAATAAAGACCTTATTGGTTTTTTTAACATTAATGATACTTTAGTAAATACAAAAGCTAGAAATTATTTAATGATTATTTCAATTGGAATTGTTTCAAGTTTTATTAATCCAATTATTTCAAGTATATATAATGGTTCAGGAAATAGTAAAACTCCTTTTAAAATTAATTCAATTGGATTAGTTTTGAATATTGTTTTAGATCCTATATTTATATTTGTTTTTAATTTAGGAGTATCAGGCGCTGCGATTGCAACTGTAATATCTCAGGTTATAGTTAGTATTATTATGATAAGAAGTTTATTTATTAAAAAAATTCCTTTTGGAGGATTTGCTTTTGAAAGAAAAGTTAGTAAAGAATATTTCTATAAAATTTTTAAAATAGGATTTCCGGTTTCTCTTCAAAGTGCATCTTTTACAGTTTTTGCTATGTTTATAGCAAAAGTTGTAGCATCATTTGGACCGTCTGCAATAGCTGCTCAAAAAGTTGGTACGCAAGTAGAAGCTCTGTCTTATATGACCGCTACTGGTTTTTCTGTTGCTCTTAGCACATTCACAGGACAAAACTTTGGTGCTAAGATGTATGATAGAGTTAGAAGCGGAATAAAGTTTTCAGCAAAAATTATGGCGGGCTATGGCATTGTTATATCGTTAGTATTATTTTTATTTGCTAAATATGTATTTATGATATTTATAAATGAAGAGCCAACTCTTTCTATTGGAACTATCTATCTACAAATAATAGCTATATCTCAATTATTTATGTGTCTTGAGATAACTCTATCTGGTGCTTTTAATGGACTTGGAAAAACAATAACTCCTGCAGTGATTAGTATTGTTTTTACAGGGCTTAGAGTCCCTTTTGCATATATACTTTCAAGAAGCAATCTATTAGGAATACAAGGAATTTGGTGGACAATAACTATGAGTTCTGTTATAAAGGGGACTTTACTTGTAATATTTATGATTATGATGTATAAAAAAATTAATGAGAATTATTTTTTTAAGGGAGGTAGAATTAATGCAAAATAG
- the pdo gene encoding protein disulfide oxidoreductase — protein sequence MALLNEDIRKQLTEVFDTMKDEVTIALFTKKDSCDSCADTLSFMKEIEEIGSKIKLITYDIDDDSEKAKEYNVELTPAIVLLDHNNVDNGVKYNGIPAGHEINSLITGLLEVSGTGEALPEEMKKRVDAINKPIHIRVFVTLGCPHCPGAVSKAHKLALENKFVTAEMIEAQTFADLSDKYDVSGVPKIIINEDHDLVGNQPLEKFLEVIESL from the coding sequence ATGGCATTATTAAATGAAGACATTAGAAAACAACTTACAGAAGTATTTGACACAATGAAGGATGAGGTAACAATTGCACTTTTTACTAAAAAAGACAGTTGTGATTCATGTGCTGACACGCTTTCATTTATGAAAGAAATTGAAGAAATTGGATCAAAAATAAAATTAATTACTTACGATATTGATGATGATAGTGAAAAAGCAAAAGAATATAATGTAGAACTTACTCCTGCTATTGTTTTACTTGACCATAACAATGTAGATAATGGAGTAAAATATAATGGTATTCCTGCTGGTCATGAAATCAATTCTTTAATTACTGGTTTACTTGAAGTTTCAGGTACTGGTGAAGCTTTACCAGAAGAAATGAAAAAAAGAGTTGATGCAATAAATAAACCAATTCATATAAGAGTATTTGTAACTTTAGGATGTCCTCATTGTCCTGGTGCAGTTTCAAAAGCACATAAACTTGCTCTTGAAAATAAATTTGTAACAGCTGAAATGATTGAAGCTCAAACATTCGCTGACTTATCTGATAAATACGATGTTAGTGGAGTTCCAAAAATAATCATTAATGAAGATCACGATTTAGTTGGTAACCAACCACTTGAAAAATTCTTAGAAGTAATAGAAAGTCTTTAA
- a CDS encoding NAD(P)/FAD-dependent oxidoreductase, whose product MDLNFSIDSNAISSKKNTLSENVIYDILVIGGGPSGLNSALYSKRSGLNVGIIADKYGGQILDTSSVENYLGYESLSGEELAKKFQKHISNYDIPIKKDSKVTNITKDNKVFSLILNDTTILKSKAVVIATGSKPRQLNVKGENEFLGKGVAYCAICDGPLFADRTVIVAGGGNSAVEAAMDLSKIASKVIIVHRSKFRAEKILVDKLKKIENIDIHLNTEIKEIYGKRLVSGIKALNKSNKEIIDIKADGVFVEIGYNPNSEPFKDLIELNEKGEIIIDGLCKTNIEGIFASGDVTNVSYKQISISSGEGAKAALSANQYINAL is encoded by the coding sequence ATGGATTTAAATTTTAGTATTGATTCAAATGCAATAAGCAGTAAAAAAAATACACTTTCAGAAAATGTCATTTATGACATTCTTGTAATTGGCGGTGGTCCTTCTGGACTTAACAGTGCACTGTATAGTAAACGAAGTGGATTAAATGTAGGAATTATTGCCGATAAATACGGCGGACAAATTCTAGATACTTCATCAGTTGAAAACTATTTAGGATATGAATCTCTTTCTGGTGAAGAACTTGCTAAGAAATTTCAAAAACATATAAGTAATTATGATATCCCTATAAAAAAGGATAGTAAAGTAACTAACATCACAAAAGATAACAAAGTTTTTTCATTGATCTTAAATGATACTACTATTTTAAAATCAAAAGCTGTTGTAATAGCCACAGGAAGTAAACCTAGACAGCTTAATGTAAAAGGTGAAAATGAATTTTTAGGAAAAGGAGTTGCTTACTGTGCTATATGTGATGGCCCATTATTTGCTGATAGAACTGTTATAGTTGCAGGTGGTGGAAATTCTGCTGTTGAGGCTGCAATGGATCTTTCTAAAATAGCGAGCAAAGTCATTATTGTTCATAGAAGTAAATTTAGAGCCGAAAAAATATTAGTTGATAAACTTAAAAAAATAGAAAATATAGATATCCATCTTAATACTGAAATTAAAGAAATTTACGGTAAAAGACTTGTTAGTGGAATCAAAGCACTAAATAAATCAAACAAGGAAATTATAGATATAAAAGCTGATGGTGTTTTTGTTGAAATTGGATATAACCCTAATAGCGAACCCTTTAAAGATTTAATAGAGCTTAATGAGAAAGGCGAAATAATTATTGATGGTCTTTGCAAAACAAATATTGAAGGTATATTTGCATCTGGAGATGTTACAAACGTTTCTTATAAACAAATTTCGATATCAAGCGGAGAAGGCGCTAAAGCTGCTCTTTCTGCTAATCAATATATAAACGCATTATAA
- a CDS encoding stalk domain-containing protein — MKKIITLIMVGLMVFSSIVAFADVNANVPVPTLYIGEMDTVKPMLISNDVETITNRSEEEKYTISKENDKFTITIIENPSTGYQWNYKVADKTLIKVIKDEFSSSTSGLIGSPGKRIITFEVKEGSNTEINFNYSRSWEKAAIDSFILNVKSTNNLLNITNLAKDSESKSISKIYYNNELVASDLNVVREKNISYLPLRNVFEKMGYTVKWNSENHSISISKGARWTEIYIDKNYYSKNKMAPIKLSHAPIIKNGLTLVPVEFLSVIFEMQVSLKNKNYYISNNNVVSHMGYVKDISVDSRGNTNITISTKKDSREMMDQIIIHTNGDSTIFNKSFKKGDFIKAICPPVMTMSIPAQTSSYIIY; from the coding sequence ATGAAAAAAATAATTACTTTAATAATGGTAGGATTAATGGTATTTTCTAGCATAGTGGCATTTGCGGATGTAAATGCAAATGTGCCTGTGCCAACCTTATATATTGGTGAAATGGATACTGTTAAACCTATGTTAATTTCAAATGATGTAGAGACTATAACTAATAGAAGTGAAGAGGAAAAATATACAATTTCAAAAGAAAATGATAAATTTACAATTACTATTATCGAGAATCCTTCAACGGGTTATCAGTGGAATTATAAAGTAGCTGATAAAACTTTAATTAAAGTGATAAAAGATGAATTTTCTTCTTCTACAAGCGGTTTAATAGGTTCGCCTGGAAAAAGAATTATAACTTTTGAAGTTAAAGAAGGTTCGAATACTGAAATAAATTTTAATTATTCAAGAAGCTGGGAAAAAGCTGCAATTGATAGTTTTATATTGAATGTTAAAAGTACTAACAATTTGTTAAACATTACTAATTTAGCGAAAGATAGTGAATCAAAGAGTATTTCAAAAATATATTACAATAATGAATTAGTAGCTTCTGATCTAAATGTAGTTAGAGAAAAAAATATTAGCTATTTACCTCTTAGAAATGTGTTTGAAAAAATGGGATATACAGTTAAATGGAATAGTGAAAATCATTCTATTTCAATTAGTAAGGGTGCAAGATGGACGGAAATTTATATAGATAAAAATTACTATAGTAAAAATAAAATGGCTCCTATTAAATTAAGTCATGCACCAATTATAAAAAATGGACTTACTTTGGTTCCAGTAGAATTTTTAAGTGTTATTTTTGAAATGCAAGTTAGTCTAAAAAATAAAAACTATTATATTTCAAACAATAATGTAGTAAGTCATATGGGATATGTAAAAGATATATCGGTAGATTCAAGAGGTAATACGAATATTACAATTTCTACAAAAAAAGATTCAAGAGAAATGATGGATCAAATTATTATTCATACAAATGGAGATTCTACGATTTTTAATAAATCGTTTAAAAAAGGAGACTTCATTAAAGCAATTTGTCCACCAGTTATGACAATGAGTATACCAGCTCAAACAAGCTCTTATATTATATATTAA